A portion of the Streptomyces sp. NBC_01335 genome contains these proteins:
- a CDS encoding HNH endonuclease, with protein MNASRTYDRATLAEAAAECHTIEEVIAHLGTPPYERLGRYLMRRFTHYAIDVSHFRPTGRRPRPDPDRVVEAVARSVSIAETLRRLGRADNGAQRALLRTWVSEQGIDTSHFLGQAHQRSKRHAPKRRAEDVLVRHAGPRSRATRLRQALLDLGTPQNCAGCGTEAVWLGKPMTLEIDHVNGDPCDDRRENLRMLCPNCHAITSTWCRGGNRSAAP; from the coding sequence ATGAACGCCTCCCGCACGTACGACCGGGCGACGCTCGCGGAAGCGGCGGCCGAGTGCCACACCATCGAAGAGGTCATCGCCCATCTCGGCACTCCCCCGTACGAACGACTCGGCCGCTACCTGATGAGGCGGTTCACCCACTACGCCATCGACGTTTCGCACTTCCGGCCCACGGGCAGGCGTCCACGCCCCGACCCCGATCGGGTCGTCGAGGCGGTCGCACGGTCCGTCAGCATCGCAGAGACGCTGCGACGCCTCGGACGAGCCGACAACGGTGCCCAACGCGCCCTGCTCCGTACCTGGGTGTCGGAACAGGGAATCGACACGTCGCATTTCCTGGGGCAGGCCCATCAGCGTTCAAAACGACACGCGCCGAAAAGGCGCGCCGAGGATGTTCTCGTACGCCACGCCGGCCCGCGAAGCCGTGCGACCCGGCTGCGCCAGGCGCTGCTCGATCTGGGCACGCCGCAGAACTGCGCCGGATGCGGCACGGAAGCGGTCTGGCTGGGAAAGCCCATGACGCTGGAGATCGATCACGTCAACGGCGACCCCTGCGACGATCGCCGCGAGAACCTGCGGATGCTCTGTCCCAACTGCCATGCGATCACCAGCACATGGTGTCGAGGAGGAAACCGGTCGGCTGCCCCGTGA
- the rdgB gene encoding RdgB/HAM1 family non-canonical purine NTP pyrophosphatase, translating to MTRLILATRNAGKITELHAILADAGLSHELVGADAYPEIPDVKETGVTFAENALLKAHALAKATGHPAIADDSGLCVDVLGGAPGIFSARWAGRHGDDQANLDLLLAQLGDIDTPHRAAHFACAAALALPDGTERVVEGRMPGTLRFAPAGAHGFGYDPILQPEGETRTCAELTPAEKNAISHRGKAFRALAPVVRELVG from the coding sequence ATGACCCGCCTGATCCTCGCCACCCGCAATGCCGGGAAAATCACCGAACTCCACGCGATCCTCGCCGACGCCGGCCTCAGCCACGAACTCGTCGGCGCGGACGCGTACCCCGAGATCCCGGACGTCAAGGAGACCGGCGTCACCTTCGCCGAGAACGCCCTGCTGAAAGCCCACGCCCTGGCCAAGGCCACCGGCCACCCGGCCATCGCCGACGACTCCGGCCTCTGCGTCGACGTACTCGGCGGCGCCCCCGGCATCTTCTCCGCCCGCTGGGCCGGCCGGCACGGCGACGACCAGGCCAACCTCGACCTGCTCCTCGCCCAGCTCGGCGACATCGACACCCCGCACCGCGCCGCCCACTTCGCCTGCGCCGCCGCCCTCGCCCTCCCGGACGGTACGGAACGCGTCGTCGAAGGCCGCATGCCCGGCACCCTCCGCTTCGCCCCGGCCGGCGCGCACGGCTTCGGCTACGACCCGATCCTCCAGCCCGAGGGCGAGACGCGTACCTGCGCGGAACTCACCCCGGCGGAGAAGAACGCCATCAGCCACCGCGGCAAGGCGTTCCGCGCGCTGGCACCGGTGGTGCGGGAGCTGGTGGGCTGA
- the rph gene encoding ribonuclease PH, whose translation MSRIDGRTPDQLRPVTIERGWSKHAEGSVLVSFGDTKVLCTASVTEGVPRWRKGSGEGWVTAEYSMLPRATNTRGDRESVRGKIGGRTHEISRLIGRSLRAVIDYKALGENTIVLDCDVLQADGGTRTAAITGAYVALADAITWAQGKKIVKAGRKPLTGTVSAISVGIVDGTPLLDLRYEEDVRAETDMNVVCTGDGRFVEVQGTAEAEPFDRKELNALLDLATAGCADLAAFQNEALARTLGTPGA comes from the coding sequence ATGTCTCGCATCGACGGCCGCACCCCCGACCAGCTCCGCCCCGTCACCATCGAACGGGGATGGAGCAAGCACGCCGAAGGCTCCGTACTCGTCTCCTTCGGCGACACCAAAGTCCTCTGCACCGCCTCCGTCACCGAAGGCGTACCGCGCTGGCGCAAGGGCAGCGGCGAAGGCTGGGTCACCGCCGAGTACTCCATGCTCCCCCGCGCCACCAACACCCGCGGCGACCGCGAATCCGTACGCGGCAAGATCGGTGGACGCACCCACGAGATCAGCCGGCTGATCGGCCGCTCGCTGCGCGCCGTCATCGACTACAAGGCCCTCGGCGAGAACACCATCGTCCTCGACTGCGACGTCCTCCAGGCCGACGGAGGCACCCGCACCGCCGCCATCACCGGCGCCTACGTCGCCCTCGCCGACGCCATCACCTGGGCCCAGGGCAAGAAGATCGTCAAGGCCGGCCGCAAGCCCCTCACCGGCACGGTCTCCGCCATCAGCGTCGGCATCGTCGACGGCACCCCCCTCCTCGACCTCCGCTACGAGGAAGACGTCCGCGCCGAGACCGACATGAACGTCGTCTGCACCGGCGACGGCCGCTTCGTCGAGGTCCAGGGCACCGCCGAGGCCGAGCCCTTCGACCGCAAGGAGCTCAACGCCCTCCTCGACCTCGCCACCGCCGGCTGCGCCGACCTCGCCGCCTTCCAGAACGAGGCACTCGCGCGCACCCTCGGCACCCCCGGCGCGTAA
- a CDS encoding PTS glucose/sucrose transporter subunit IIB — MASKAEKIVAGLGGIENIDEVEGCITRLRTEVHDPSKVDEAALKAAGAHGVVKMGTAIQVVIGTDADPIAADIEDMM; from the coding sequence ATGGCCAGCAAGGCTGAGAAGATCGTCGCCGGGCTCGGCGGTATCGAGAACATCGACGAGGTCGAAGGCTGCATCACCCGCCTCCGCACCGAAGTCCACGACCCCAGCAAGGTCGACGAAGCCGCCCTCAAGGCCGCCGGAGCCCACGGCGTCGTCAAGATGGGCACCGCGATCCAGGTCGTCATCGGCACCGACGCCGACCCCATCGCGGCCGACATCGAAGACATGATGTGA